The sequence TCAATTCTTCCCAGCTGTTCCAAATGACTGCATTACAAGCAATACATTCCTCTCTTCCTCACACACATCAGGCTCAGTAGCTCTATTAACGATTACGAACGAGAAACGAGACTGGAACAAATGTTTCAGAAACATTCCCAATATTAGATTGTGTTGAACAAAACCCCCTCAGCAGTGGCTGCTGATAACAAACAAGAAGCAGCTCGACTGGATGGAGATGTTTCCTTTACAGTCGATGCATTATTCATTACCAAGTCTATTTTTCATTCACAAAATTTGAGTGTGAGGATACTCTACTTCCTTTCTCTGCTCGCGACTTAACATGTAGAGGGTTTCTGCCACAGCCGGTAtctattttttaaacatatgtTTACACTGTGGCTGTTCAGCAGCATGACAGCATTTATATGCTGGTTCCAGAGGGTCCCGAGCCAgataaacaacacaaacacaaaggtTCTTACAAGTCTTTATACAGGAAAAGAATATTATATGGGGGTCCCTCACATAtttgcactgtaaaaagtaatacgctctatctactcaataaaattgcggcaacagattacaagcaatattgttcattaaattcaacatataagaattgagttagaattaattaaattaattccttaaaagtcaagcatttaaaatgtgtaaaattagcaaacaccattacaaaaaccacatactgacataaaatcaaaatcaaaataaaatcaacatctaaacccCTGTTAATTCATgcgtttctctttccttcaatgttggcaataaaaaataaagagttcGTAATTCATCTTTGATGTCTGTCTGTTATTCAGATATTTATTCAGATATTTTGCTTAAAGTAtacttgttttaaattgttgacatttaaggaattaatttgattaattctaactcaattctatttgttgaatttaattaaaaccCATTTGTGCCCAATTTTTTTCTGAATGGTTTCATTCATATAGTCCAGTTAATAGTGTCCTATGTAAAcatgttctgcatttattttccccaggtttttttttttttttttttttttcttaaaaaaacgtATTTGAATatgcggcaactatagttgccggtgggcaaatatgttgtatgcacccctcaatttaaaatttgaataggAGGAGAACATTTATACATCtaacttaaaaaataactgctttcaacaGATCAATCAAAATTGAAGAACATTCGATTCGAACACAAAAAAGCTGCATCTCTTGAAtatgaaaacacaacaaacaacaaatctGTTTGTTTTAAAGTGGTGGAACATAGTGTAGAACAAAGTCCAGCCATTAAGTTGCTCCAACAGAGCATTGTAAatcaaaatgttaaattacattgttcataagaaaaaaattactcctatatgtgaccctggaccacaaacccagtcataagtcgcacgggtatatttgtagctaTAGCCaataatacattgtatgggtcaaaattatagattttttttcttaaatgccaaaaatcattcttttttaatgccaaaaatcattcttttaaaaagcaatttttttttttttttttttttcagattcattccagattttcaaacagTTGTATCTCCCaaatgtcctatcctaacaaaccatacatcaatggaaagcttatatatattcacctttcagatggtgtataaatctcaatttcaaaaaaattgCCCCTTGTGATTGGTTTTgtagtccagggtcacatataacaaacaaacaaaaaataaataaattaacaaataaataaattaacaaataacaatgtataataaataacagtaaaaaatattatgaaagcaAAAAGCACTAAACAAGATCAATAACCTTGATTTATTAACCCATTAAGCACAGTATACCCCATTTCCCCATGATATATGTACTTACAAGTCATTTGCCCACCGGCAACTAAAAACTATAAATCTcttgtaagatttgttttgtttggatgaTTTTAGAGACCCTCATgattatatagatatatatttgtcagcaaaaaaattcttaatattAACATGAAAATTACTTTTCTTTGGGAGGGTTTGTCTTCGCTATGCTTCCTGGAAGTAGGGGTTGGAAGTTGAGAGCCTCATGTCACAGGAAGGAAgtgaataccttttttttttttttgttcttgaaatCCTTTATTTGGTTGTTTTCTTGCATGTAATTGAGAcctaaaacatggaaaacatctagaaaaaaatgtacaaaaggaaaatgacaacTATACTCTGcagcaactatagttgccggagGGCTAAAATGGGTAATCTGTTGCCAAAATTTTATGGAGTAGATATAgcatattactttttacagtgtgggtATCTGTGCAATCAATAAGTTTGAAAACATCTTGTATAGATCTCCTTGGTTATGACTAGGTTAAACTACTACTGTGCAAACAGTGTGGTTCATAATATCACTTTTCCAGATTATTCCTGATGGTAAGGATATCTCGTTTGCACTAATAAAgccttttacttttactttaagGTTTTACTACtgtactgttttattttatctcATTTGGTTTAGTGTGACTTTTGAGTCTATAATAAGCTTGTTTCTCTTTCAGGGGTCTGTATGATGTCAGGGTCTTTAGCGGCTTCTTTGTGTGCTTGAGGTCCTGTGGGCAGCGTGTGCTAGGTGCGTAGGTAATGAAAATTGAAGCAGACATGTGAAGAGGTGGATTATTGCTCGGCTTTTCTCAGCGATTCTCGCAGGAGGAGACACAGATGCTCTTTGACTGCTGAGATAGCAGCTGACCCCAGCTCTGCACGTTCTTGTGAAAGACTCATGAATGACGTGTTAGCCCGTGCTGGGAGACAAAATCCTCTCCCAACATGCCAATAGTTTATCTTCCATACcttaattttatttcaacctGGCTGAAATATTTTAGAATTAGTTAGATGTGGTTAGCTGCTATTTGTTTCCCTGTGTTTGTATGGTTACACTGTTTAGCTTACTCCTAGAAATACTGTAAATTGACAAAGTattgtttatattataatactttctgattattttctagaggcccaaagtgtgccaagaaaacatctgccacaccattacaccacactgaaaaaaatgttatgttgaatttacttaattttattacgTCAAGGGGTTGCACGAAATAAATTTATCTAAATccagatatattttttaagttgactgaacttatattttataagttgagtttacttatattttataaattggttgtacttatattttatacattgaGTTTATTAATCTCTTTCAATAATTTCAGATTAAATTATATTCATAATTTTAGCTAAACTATTTTGAGTAGaatttactcaaattaattgTGCAACCAGAGCAATTTAATCGTTTAATTTctacatattaaaattaattttaatccgatattttttttatctattgtATCTTTCATTAATATTCAGACAAATAAAGCAAACCCAATATTTTCAACTCTAACTTTATTTTTCTGATCCAAGAGATATTTTTGCTCTCTCAAACAAGAATGCCAGTAATGTAACTCAAGTCACCATTTCTCAAATTGCTTTCTTATAACAAAATGCACTAGTATCCattaacataaaatacattGTACCATTcgtaacaaaaacaaatgaaccAGATTAGCTGGAAGGCAGCAAACACTGAGTAACTTGTGTGAGATTACATTAAACTGCAAACTTACATCGAGTCAATATTCCAAAACATCCTTAGTACAGCTTTAAATGTTCACAATAGTGgctgtatacatatatatatatatatacatacacacaggaGAACTTTGGAGGAAAGCCTTTTACCACCCATTTGCAAGAGCACAACATATACAAATAACAAAATACACCAGTACTATacagaacaaaaaaatactatagtacaAGAACTGTCCACAGCTGCAACACAGTGCACACTGAGGACCTGATGCTGAAATTACAAAAAACTGCAAAGTTACATtcaaaaaaaatactgtaataggaaaaaaaagaatgtaataaaacagattttatgCTTGGCTGAGGTGAAAAAGTTGGTGTATCAATATGGAAACAGACTCACTGAATAAAATGAAACGTGACTTAAATGTCCACTGAAGCTTAAGCTCCtctgagaataataaaaatagtggCAAATGAAAACATCACATCTGTGTGGAGCAATGAGGAGGCTGTAACATTCTTAAATGAAACTAACAAGAAATGTCATAATTCCATGTTTTCCACATGGTTCTCTATCGTTTGAACTTTGACTGGAGCTCTTTTAATGACGTCATCTCATTGTGTCCTCTTCTTATGCAATGCCTCAATGGCGCAGATGTCACCAACTGTTTATCTCAAAGCGCTTAACTTCTAATATTCATATGGcgttaatggatggatggatacatttgTGCTGAGTGTGGATAGAAACCTGGCTTATTTCCAGGATTGCAATTTTTATTTCAGGTGAATATTCTACAAAATCCAATGACAACTTTAAATGTTCACACCAGTGGCTATGTATTACAGTCCACCACTCactttgttttcagtttgaaacaTCTTCTAGGGCTGCATTTTACATCATACTAAATGTTTTCTATCGCCTCCCAAACCAGATTTAAAAATGCAGCTTAGTGGCGTTCACAAGAGCGGCTGAAGAAATCCTACAGTCCAGCAATGATTTTGTTCTTTAGTCCAAGGACTTTGGGGGAAAGCCTTTCTCCATCCATTTTCAAGAGcactttttgaatgaattcatAGGAGTATTTCAGCTCTTTGGGGTAAGCCATGTTCAATACATAGATGACTCCCAGCATCATTGCACATGCTTGGGCTACAGATCCAATGTTGTCCAGAATGATTTCTCCTTCAACATAAATGCCAATGTCATCATGTGCTCCAATTTCTCCACCCTCCTTGTTGATGACATATACGCCCATGGTGGAATTCTGCAGGTCTCTCTGGATGTCATCTCCTTCGATGTCCTGTATATTTGTAGAatataagaaaaacatgaatttatgtAATAGATTTTAATGACCTGAAAATTCtaaatttctttatatttacaatatataattacactggTCAGTAAAactattgaaaatatttttgtcagttaaataaaGGTTCATGTGAATTAACAAACcacagatttttgtttttatggcatTGTGAAAAATATCCAAACTTTTCTGCAAATGGAGCAGAGACACAGAAGTCAGAATGGATTGAGAGATGGACTAACACATTGTTGGTTTTGGTCTTTTAATTGAACAATAAGAAAAATGATGAATAAAGCCTGCCTTATTGTTTCAAGAACCAAACTGAcggtttaaaatgttttagccAATTACTGAAAATCTCCAGTCCAGACACAGACAAATGTACATCATCCTGTGACAACATCCATGTTGTTTTACTCTGCAGGATTTCATTTCCTCAACAAAGTTTGTCAGAGTCTGTTAATAATTATTGGATGTCAGAGTTCTTGAATGCACCAGGGTGTGTTTAGAAAATGGTACCTGCTTTGAAAACTGCAGCAAATTGTTGATTTTTATACAAATATTCTCAACCTTATGGCTACTTATAtggttaaaattaattttctaaAATTGATGCTTTGGAAAATGGTCAGTGGTAATGTTAAAGGAGAACTCCGGTCAATTTTAACATTGAgctcatttttttgtaaatttggaGTGCTGTCAATACAGAGAACAACGACAAAAATCGGTGTTGCCTACACCGTGTTATCCTCTTTTTAAAATTTGCACCCTGTTGACTTCAATGGGGCAAGTTTTAAACCTGCTTTTAGCCTCTTAACATCCTTGATGTGTCATTACAAATGCCCAGCATTGTGAGGGATTCCTTTAGAGTGAACACTGGTGAATCTGACTGCAGCAGATGTGAAAGATATGAATAAAAGTGATGTTAATTCAGCCAGCGCACATACCTGTATTTATTTCCTGTTTTCGGTCGAAGTCCACAGTAGTCGATTGTCGAGATCACGTGCGTGATCATAGGTAACTAAACCTATGCGCTTGAACTCGACAATCGACTGTGGACCAAAAAACAGGTTCTCTGTACTGACAGCACTccaaattgacaaaaaaatgagCTCAATGTTAAAATTGACCAGAGTTCTCCTTTAATGCATTTGTCATCAATGGgctaaaacataaaaacaccAGTATGATCCTCTGTAGTGACATGTTTTAGTGGCTAGAGCATTTTTCAAGTTTTGCATTAGTTGATTTAAATAAACAGCAGGCTTCCACACTATAATAGCTCTAGACCCCAAAACACGACAGCATGTAGACTGTGATAGGACTACAGCTGCCATAGTTTTGGTGTCAACACACTGATTTTGTTATGCATcgggtttgtttttgtttttgttgagtGCCCCTTTAAATTCATTTTCTTCTAACTAGTGGGTTAGTGACATTaggattttaaaacattttataatacaAGACAGTACATCTGACTGATAAATGCAATTACAATGACTTGCCTTATACTCCCGAATGAGATGTCCATCATCCTCACCAAGGTAGATGCAAAGTGCCTTGAGGACTGCTGCCCTTTTAAGATTGATGTCACTTGTAGCCTGTGTAAAAGGATTACAactataaaaatacaataaataataaaaaatgtcttGAAACTGTAgaatatttcaaacctgtggtaacctcaaaaatatatacacaatgACTTCATTATACATTCTGTAAATGGACTGCCTTCTTTAGCTAAAGAATGTTAGTGTATTGTGACttaattttcataaaatatCAGGTCTTAATGTGTAGGGTGATAGGGTGACAGTTCAGTCTGCAGGGTAGGTGCAAATGTACCAAAAGGTCtccgttttaaaacaaaaatgtagtAGTGTGGATGTAGCCTTAGGAACCTTGCCCCTTACAAATAATCAAGGCTGGCACTAGACAGGTACATTTCAGGTTTCTCCACAGTGTATATGATATTTTctactaaaatgtaaaaacatgtttacctCTTGCAAGATCGCCAGATGTCTGGCTAGTTTTTGGCCAGAAACACCTCCCTTTTTGTTGAAAATAGATGTCAGCTGGGGTAAATGGCTGTCCAACTGAGCCATGAAGGTTGTTTCAAGTGGGACAGTTGTTATGCGCTGGAATTCAGCATTTATctattacacacacaaaaaaaaaacaacaacagaagaCAAAGAGCACTGTGATCAGCCATCGGTGTAATGATATTTTGTAGCTATTAAATAGatatattctaattttcttATATTAGGTGTACAGTGTGTTCTAGCCAGAGGTATTGCTATCAATCAAGGGTAATGGCAAGAAATCAAAACTGGACCAGCAGCCTGCATCCTTATTTAAACCttgctaatattttttttatatttacaatgGGTCAAAGTGCAATGTAAAAACCCAGGGAGCAAGCATGTGCTTACCTCATCAATGTGAAAAAGTGCAGGCCACCTGGCTTTAAACTCTCCGGCAGCTGGATTTTCCTGCACTACCTCTTTTCTTCTGTAGGAGAATGTTTTTGACATCTTTTTTACACATGATGCACTGTTTCTTTGTCTGACATCATTCAACATTTCAAGTCTGACATTTTCTAAGCTTTCATCCGTTTCGCCAGCAGGGTGTGAAGGACAAAAGTTGACTTCAGCTTTTTTAGGCTTCTTTACATTTTTGGCTGGGAGGCAGTCATCACTACGTTTGTTTTTCAAAGCATTTACAGTCACTTCTGGAAAGCCAATAGTTCGCATCTTTGTTCTGTAATTAgccattttatattttaggcTAATCATCCAGCCATAGTAACCAGTGGCAGATGGTTCCTTCAAACAGGGAAATTTTTTGATGAGTGCCTCTGCTACATCATCTATTTGGTAATTTTGTGGGTACGCTGTATACTGGAAGATCTCCTCGGCTAGCTTCTCTAAGATGTCAGACTTTAACCCTGGAGTAATCTTCAGTTGAGTGCCAGTTTCTCTGAAGCTGTCATTTCCACGTTGAAGCTGCACCTCTACATTGTATGGAAAGTGAGGAATGGGGAATTCACGTGGCCATGCACGTGATCTCAATTCATTGTCTGAATGTGGCAGAATGATGGTGTCATCCGAGTCTGTTGTGGGCAATGAGGCCTCTGAGGAAATGGGAGATGTTTGGTTGCTCACTGGTGCTCCAGATGATCCAGAAGTGCTGGGAGCATTCTGCATTATAGAAGATGGACTCAAACCCACATCATTTAGGGGGTTAGAGTTAGGGTTGCCATGTACACCAACTTGATTGTACTTCTGTCCTTTATGTCGTGTACTGATGTAACATTCATGAAATCATTGAAGTCAGGATCCATGAATTGAATACGAAAGTCTGTTTCAATTCCAAATGCTTGGCAAATTGTATTGTGGAACTCTGCCAAAGTTTCTGGCATTCCTGAATGGAGATCAAGTCTTCTATAGTCATCGTCGCCCACAATGACTCTCAACTTCAGATGCTGTGCCATTCTTCAATCTAATtgttaaagacaaaaaaaaaaaaaaaaaaaaaggtaaatcaGCATTTCGTACTATTGTTACTTAGGTATAACTTTTTATGAACCGAACCAGAGCAGGAACATACCACCATACAATTCCAATCTGTAATGTTATTCTGCACTTGAAAACACAATTAATTTTTACCGTTACTTTCTTTGCGTGGAATGAAGAacacatatttttttctttgtttgtggTTGTGTGGTAGTTCTTCCTTTGAACATGatatatttaaactgacagattTGAAAactaatttgtattattttagtcAAAAATGTTTTCCTTAACATGTACATTTATATAATGGCAACATGAGGGTAGTTTAGTACAGGGAGATGTCAGATGATTGGATTGGATTTCCCTAAGAAAATTCTTTCTATCAttactaaaaacaaaattattcctCCTGTAAGAAATGTTAGGCTGCCCTCTTGTTACCATATTTAGTGTATTAGTGTATTAACTCATGCAGCGTATGAACACAACACGAACTACCATAATCCAACCTTGCATCTGTATGAATCGTTTAAGTGTCACCATTCGCCGGCCTCCAATCCTGTAATCTGCCAAGGGGTACTGGTCCAACAAGGCACCAAGTTGAATGAGGGAGACTTCTGAAGTGGGACATAACTCAAATGCCCTAAAATGCTCCCTATACCATGCATCAAGCTTTTTAACAATAAAGCTCAAGCTTTTCTCCACTACAACCATCTGGATAACCTCTGCAAACTCTGGTAAGCCACCTACAGAGCCATGAACAACAACCATACCTTCTCTGTAGTTAACTCCATTAACAGATGCATTCTTTGTGAGTTGAATGTGAGTAATATCAGGGTATTCCAACTGCAGAACCTTCTGCACATCCTGATGCAAAATGTCAACAGAGACAGTTGAGACAGCTGAGACAGTCAAGCTAGAAGTTTCGGTTGTGGTTGACGCCAAGTTATAAGCAATCATGAACTGATGCTTCACCGCCATGGACAAGAGTACGTTTTTAAAGCAGCGTGTGTGACGAACCACCTGCTTAAAAAAACTGTGTTTTGCCTCAAACCTCATTGTCCACAACCCAACTAGTGGACCAAAAAATCTGATCATCTGTGGATAATGTTCCACAAAATGATGTTTCGGCAACAGGTTTAGACCAGGAAAAACCTCTTGTAACCTAGCTCTATGGTCACAAATCTTGGCTTCAAGGAAAGCAATGGATTGTGTTGTGTGCACTGGTGCAACAACTAGCTCAACGATATCTTTAAGGTCCAAAATGACCTGCCAGGCAGGTTCATCTGGGGGCACCAAATGTCCAATCAAAAGCGGAAGCAATCGCAAAAGACTCCAATTTTCATGTGCATTTCCTCCAATGCTTTTCTTCAGCATGAATGTCCTGGGAATAGCATGAGGACGATTACTTTTGTCTGTCCACTTGTAAGGAAATTTCTGAATGGACTCATTGAGTTTGTCAAGTGTGAAATACTTTTTTGAAATTAACAAGTTGAGGCAGTGTGCCAACTCAACTGGTAATATGCCTTCAAAGATGTCATGTGCAACATCTGGAGGGTAGCCTGTGCAGACATTAAAATGAG is a genomic window of Chanodichthys erythropterus isolate Z2021 chromosome 14, ASM2448905v1, whole genome shotgun sequence containing:
- the LOC137035447 gene encoding uncharacterized protein; amino-acid sequence: MQNAPSTSGSSGAPVSNQTSPISSEASLPTTDSDDTIILPHSDNELRSRAWPREFPIPHFPYNVEVQLQRGNDSFRETGTQLKITPGLKSDILEKLAEEIFQYTAYPQNYQIDDVAEALIKKFPCLKEPSATGYYGWMISLKYKMANYRTKMRTIGFPEVTVNALKNKRSDDCLPAKNVKKPKKAEVNFCPSHPAGETDESLENVRLEMLNDVRQRNSASCVKKMSKTFSYRRKEVVQENPAAGEFKARWPALFHIDEINAEFQRITTVPLETTFMAQLDSHLPQLTSIFNKKGGVSGQKLARHLAILQEATSDINLKRAAVLKALCIYLGEDDGHLIREYKDIEGDDIQRDLQNSTMGVYVINKEGGEIGAHDDIGIYVEGEIILDNIGSVAQACAMMLGVIYVLNMAYPKELKYSYEFIQKVLLKMDGERLSPKVLGLKNKIIAGL